ACTCCAAGCTGAAGTCGATCAAGCCACTGATGAAGCGGAAGCCAGTCCCGACCCAACGCCTGAATCACTCTATGAACAAGTCTATGCCGACTAATTTCTCCATATAATAGGAAAGGAATGACTCAAGATGACAGAAATAACTTACTTAGAGGCCTTGAACCAAGGTATTGATGAAGAAATGGCCCGCGACGATAAGGTCCTCATCTTTGGTGAAGACGTTGGCGGGGAAAAAGGTGGGGTTTTCGGGGTCTCCAAAGGCCTAGCCGCTAAATACGGGGATGACCGGGTCTTCTCCAGTCCCCTAACCGAAATTGCTATTGCTGGTTTAACGGTGGGCTTAGGCGTTAAAGGCTACCGGGCTATTGGTGAATTCCAATTTGCCGACTATATCCTCCCAGCTGTTAACCAAATTAACTCCGAAGCCGCTAGAATGCGTTACCGGACCAAGGGCGACTGGACCAACCCAATCGTCTATAGAGCTCCTTATGGGGCCGGGGTTCGCGGTGGTTTCTACCATTCTCAAACCACCGATAAGATCTTTGCTGGCCAACCGGGACTAAGGATTGTGACCCCATCCACTGTTTATGACGCTAAGGGCATGATCAAGGCCGCTATCCGCTCCGATGACCCTGTCCTCTTCTATGAACACAAGCGCCTCTACCGGCTCTTAAAAGATGAAATCCCTAGTGAAGACTATACCGTTCCTTTAGACAAGGCTAATGTCCTCCGCCAAGGGGACGATATTACCGTAATTGCCTATGGGATTGTCCTCCAATACGCCCTCAAAGCCGCCGAACGCTTAAGTGAAGAAGAAGGCATTGAATGTGAAGTCGTCGACGTGAGAAGTCTCTATCCACTAGATAAGGAAACCCTGGTGGAAGCGGCTAAGAAAACCGGTAAGGTCCTCTTGGTTACTGAAGACAATAAGGAAGGCGCGATAATGAGTGAAATTGCTGCCATTATCGCTGAAGAAGCCCTCTTCGACTTGGACGCGCCCATCCGCCGTTTAGCTGGCCCAGATGTGCCTACTGTGGGCTATGCCCTCAACTTAGAACGTGAATTCTTAGTCGATGAGGACAAGGTCTACCAAGCCATGAAAGAGCTCGCTGAATTCTAACCATAGCTAAGACTTGTCATCAAGCAGAAGGGAGCTTAAACTAATGACTAAAAAAATCATCAAGATGCCGGCCCTAGGCGAAAGTGTTCACGAAGCGACCATTAACGCTTGGCTAGTCAAAGCCGGCGATACCGTCAAAAAATACGACCCCCTTGCGGAAGTGATCTCTGACAAGGTCACCACCGAGGTCCCCTCCGAATATAGTGGGACGATCGACGAATTGTTGGTTGATGAAGATGAAGAAATCCCTATTGGCCAAGCCATCCTGTCAATTATTGTCGAAGGGGATGGCCCAGACGACCAAGCCGAAGCCCATTCTACAGAAACTAGTGACCAAGAGCGGACGGATGAAGCAAAAGAGGAAGCCGAGCCAAGTCAAAATCTCAACTATTCCCCTGCTGTCGTTCGTTTGGCCCAGGAGAAAGGAATTGATCTCAAGCAAGTCACCGGGACTGGCAAAAATGGTCGGATTACCAAAAAAGATGTCCTCAAGGCCGCTGATCAAAGCGAAAGTAGCAGTCAAAGCACAAAAGTAAATGAAGCGAAATTGTCAAATGATTCAGAAAAATCAAAATTTGATAGCCGATACTCACCAGCTGTGCTAAAATTAGCACAGACGCATAATATTGATTTGTCTCAGTTGGTGGGAACTGGTGCTAAAGGGCGCATCACGCGAAAAGATGTCCTAGCGGCACTTGAGTCGGGCTCAAGCCCAGACCAAACTGCCAGCCAGTCTGAAAGCAGCAGCCAAATTGATCAGTCAGCCAAGACTCCTGTGAGTCAACCAAGTCAATCTCAAGACCAAGTCACACCAGCCGATGGTATCCGTAAAGCCATTGCTAAACAAATGACCAAGTCCTACCAAGAGATTCCCCATGCTTGGATGATGGTAGAAGCTGACGTGACCAATATCGTTAATTTACGCAATCATTTGAAAGATTCCTACCAGGATAACGAAGGGATCCACCTCTCTTACTTCCCATTCTTTGTAAAAGCAGTGACCCAAGCCTTAAAACAACACCCACTGCTTAACGCCAGTTGGCAAGAAGATGGGATTCACTACCATAAAGACATTAATTTATCGATAGCAGTAGCTACCGAAGACCATCTTTATGTGCCGGTGATCAAACAGGCGGACCGTCTATCCATCAATGGAATCGCCCATGAAATTGACCGTCTCGCCCAAGCCGTTAAAAACGGTGAGGCAACCAGCCAAGACATGCAAGGTGGGACCTTTACCGTAAATAATACGGGGGTCTTCGGTTCGGTCCAATCCATGGGAATCATTAATCCACCACAAGCTGCGATTCTTCAAGTCGAATCGATTAAGAAGCGCCTTCTTGTCAGTGATGACGGTAATTTGAAAATGGCCGACATGGTTAACCTCTGTCTCTCCATTGACCATCGTCTCCTCGACGGTTTAGAGGCCGGTCGCTTCTTACAAGATGTGGTCCACAATTTAGCTCAATTCAGCCAAGAAACAGAGATATATTAATGCGCTTCTTAGACTCTAGCGACAGTTTTTAACTGAGAGTCAACCAATTATTTCTAGAGAAGAAGGAGTGACAATATGAGTGAAGAAACACAAATGACCCCTAAGGTCTTTCTTAATAAAGTATTGAATGGGACAGCGACAGGAGTGGTTATTGGTTTAATTCCTAATGCCGTTTTATCCGGGATTTTAAAATATTTTACCCACATTCCCCTAGCCGTTACCATTTCTCAAATTGCCGTAATTTTCCAATTAGCTACCCCGCTTGTGATTGGGGCCTTAATCGCCATGCAATTTGGCTTCAAGCCCATGCAAGTCATGGTGACCGCTGGAGCCAGTTTCGTAGGATCGGGAGTTATTCAATATAATCCCGAAGCCAA
This genomic window from Aerococcus sp. Group 1 contains:
- a CDS encoding alpha-ketoacid dehydrogenase subunit beta; protein product: MTEITYLEALNQGIDEEMARDDKVLIFGEDVGGEKGGVFGVSKGLAAKYGDDRVFSSPLTEIAIAGLTVGLGVKGYRAIGEFQFADYILPAVNQINSEAARMRYRTKGDWTNPIVYRAPYGAGVRGGFYHSQTTDKIFAGQPGLRIVTPSTVYDAKGMIKAAIRSDDPVLFYEHKRLYRLLKDEIPSEDYTVPLDKANVLRQGDDITVIAYGIVLQYALKAAERLSEEEGIECEVVDVRSLYPLDKETLVEAAKKTGKVLLVTEDNKEGAIMSEIAAIIAEEALFDLDAPIRRLAGPDVPTVGYALNLEREFLVDEDKVYQAMKELAEF